A part of Candidatus Abyssobacteria bacterium SURF_5 genomic DNA contains:
- a CDS encoding MmgE/PrpD family protein has product MKVPCRCQESGRSEARMNITRALCETVERIAFQDLPKEAVAEAKLCLIDWLGVTLGGAHEPLTDILLEVTGALGGKKQCSLIGRNLKTSMLNAALINGSASHALDFDDVHFMMMGHPTVPLMPAVLALAENKKVHGRDFLTAFIVGFEAECRIGSAVLPFHYQQGWHATSSIGRFGAAVACAKLLRLPVDKLVYAVGIAGTQAAGLKQVFGTMTKPFHAGKAAADGLLAALLAEKGFTCSDDILAGESGFCRVLSPECNPELIVEDLCKTYTIGNVMFKRHASCFETHPTIDAALRLREQVKPEEVREIVVNAVPVAVEIAGKPEPKTGLEGKFSLSYCAALALAEGQTGETDFTNDKVLSPPLVALRKKVTVIASDDFGLTQAEVIVRTVDGRELKSRADTYEIGSDKDRRKADLIRKFRSFADRLLPPGRTDAILEFVQGLASQKNMKDLLVLCQP; this is encoded by the coding sequence ATGAAAGTTCCGTGCCGATGCCAGGAATCGGGAAGATCGGAGGCCCGTATGAATATCACTCGCGCTCTTTGTGAAACCGTTGAGCGAATTGCCTTTCAAGACCTGCCCAAAGAGGCCGTGGCCGAAGCGAAGCTTTGTCTCATCGATTGGCTGGGCGTGACGCTCGGAGGCGCGCATGAACCGCTCACTGATATCCTTCTCGAGGTGACCGGCGCGCTCGGCGGAAAAAAGCAGTGCAGCCTCATCGGACGCAATCTGAAAACCTCTATGCTGAACGCCGCCCTCATAAACGGCTCAGCCTCGCATGCGCTCGATTTCGACGACGTCCACTTCATGATGATGGGACATCCGACCGTCCCACTCATGCCTGCCGTCCTTGCTCTCGCAGAAAATAAAAAAGTTCACGGACGCGACTTTCTCACCGCCTTCATTGTAGGATTCGAGGCCGAGTGCCGAATCGGATCCGCTGTCCTCCCGTTTCATTACCAGCAGGGCTGGCACGCTACCTCGAGTATCGGACGGTTTGGGGCCGCCGTCGCCTGCGCCAAGTTGTTGCGCCTGCCAGTCGATAAGCTCGTGTATGCAGTCGGAATCGCCGGCACTCAGGCGGCCGGTCTGAAACAAGTATTCGGTACAATGACCAAGCCTTTCCATGCAGGCAAAGCGGCCGCCGACGGACTCTTGGCGGCCCTCCTGGCGGAAAAAGGATTTACCTGCTCGGATGATATCCTTGCGGGCGAAAGCGGGTTCTGCAGAGTCCTCTCGCCCGAATGCAATCCCGAATTAATCGTTGAGGATCTCTGCAAAACCTATACGATCGGCAATGTCATGTTCAAAAGGCATGCTTCATGTTTTGAAACGCACCCGACTATCGATGCCGCCCTCCGGCTGCGCGAACAGGTGAAGCCGGAGGAGGTCCGGGAAATCGTAGTGAATGCCGTTCCCGTTGCGGTGGAGATAGCAGGCAAACCCGAGCCGAAAACGGGTCTCGAGGGCAAATTCAGCTTGTCCTATTGCGCGGCGCTCGCTCTGGCCGAAGGGCAGACCGGCGAGACCGATTTCACTAATGATAAGGTGCTGAGCCCGCCTCTGGTCGCATTGCGAAAAAAAGTGACTGTAATCGCGAGCGACGATTTCGGGTTGACTCAAGCCGAGGTAATTGTGCGCACCGTCGATGGGCGCGAACTGAAAAGTCGAGCCGATACCTACGAAATAGGCTCAGATAAAGACCGCAGGAAAGCAGACCTTATCCGCAAGTTCCGCTCGTTCGCGGATCGGCTGCTGCCGCCGGGGCGGACTGATGCCATCCTGGAATTTGTCCAAGGTCTGGCATCGCAGAAAAACATGAAAGACCTGCTCGTTCTCTGTCAACCGTAG
- a CDS encoding TetR/AcrR family transcriptional regulator produces the protein MDSLPTVESSHSRTRERIIRAAMELFRRQGYHNTSLAQILDRASITKGGFYFYFKSKEELGLAALEFAKNFWNEHVLDAIAGEPAASARFRRMVEIMTQMNRGEIFHGCALLAVLTAEMMETESVFSDRIRSILAEWQQSLVEMLERGKKEGVFRKDMDSQALAYVLIGCCHGTTMIGHLDPQHANYDLLFHDLERWILEGIHAK, from the coding sequence ATGGATTCACTTCCTACCGTCGAGTCGTCTCACTCCCGGACCCGCGAGCGCATCATTCGCGCTGCCATGGAACTCTTCCGCAGGCAGGGGTACCACAATACCTCGCTGGCGCAGATTCTCGATCGAGCCTCCATCACCAAAGGAGGATTTTACTTCTACTTCAAGAGCAAGGAAGAACTGGGACTGGCCGCGCTCGAATTCGCAAAAAATTTCTGGAATGAACATGTCCTCGATGCCATTGCAGGCGAGCCCGCAGCCTCCGCTCGCTTTCGTCGAATGGTCGAGATCATGACGCAGATGAACCGTGGCGAGATTTTCCATGGATGCGCATTGCTGGCGGTCCTTACCGCGGAAATGATGGAGACCGAGTCGGTGTTTTCCGATCGCATCAGGAGCATCCTGGCGGAATGGCAGCAAAGCCTGGTCGAAATGCTGGAACGCGGAAAGAAAGAAGGCGTGTTTCGAAAGGATATGGACTCCCAGGCGCTAGCCTATGTCTTGATCGGGTGCTGCCACGGAACAACGATGATCGGTCATCTCGACCCTCAACACGCTAATTACGACCTCCTTTTTCACGATCTCGAACGATGGATTCTTGAAGGAATACATGCAAAATGA
- a CDS encoding cobalamin B12-binding domain-containing protein has product MADRRIRVLVAKPGLDGHDRGAKIIARALRDAGMEVIYTGLRQTPEQIVNAALQEDVDVIGLSVLSGAHLGLTQKIMAKLKEQNAADKMVLVGGTILSKDIPKLKEIGVAEVFPTGSRLDEPIKFIKEKLAQTA; this is encoded by the coding sequence ATGGCAGACAGAAGAATTCGAGTGCTGGTCGCAAAGCCGGGACTTGACGGACACGATCGCGGCGCGAAAATCATCGCGCGCGCGCTCCGGGACGCCGGCATGGAAGTCATCTATACCGGCCTCCGCCAGACGCCGGAGCAAATCGTGAATGCCGCGCTCCAGGAGGACGTCGACGTTATCGGGCTGAGCGTTCTTTCCGGAGCTCACCTCGGGCTGACACAAAAGATCATGGCGAAACTGAAGGAGCAGAACGCCGCCGATAAGATGGTCCTCGTCGGCGGCACGATTCTGAGCAAGGACATCCCTAAACTCAAGGAAATCGGGGTGGCCGAAGTTTTTCCGACCGGGAGCCGCCTCGATGAGCCGATCAAATTCATCAAGGAAAAACTCGCCCAAACAGCATAA
- a CDS encoding CoA transferase: MLKILEGVRILDLSRMLAGPYGSMLLGDLGAEVIKIEETGSGDLTRTTAAEAALRGISAYFLSINRNKKSMTLNLKSQKGREIFCELVKKADVVYDNFRPSALEKLGCTYEILSQYNPKIICCSVSAFGQTGPYRDLPAYDIILQAMGGTMSLTGTEGGDPLLMGVPMGDLAGGMFGALAIAGALYHREKTGRGQKLDISLLDCQISLLMYLAQTYIASGQVPAARGAMHPLIAPFRSFKTKDGYIAVVAFQDKHYESFCKIIDREDLLTDERFDTLIGRAVNKMQLYTILDEVFPKKTTAEWLEPLRQAQIPSSPVNNIREALNDQQVRFRKMVVEIEHPEIGKYEALGNPIKSSIMNDGHFEPPPLLGQHTDEILSSLLDLSAAEMETLRQEGVI; encoded by the coding sequence ATGCTAAAAATCCTCGAAGGCGTGAGAATTCTCGACCTGTCGCGAATGCTTGCCGGACCCTACGGCTCTATGCTGCTCGGAGACCTGGGAGCCGAGGTCATTAAAATTGAAGAGACCGGCTCCGGCGACCTTACGCGCACTACCGCCGCCGAGGCCGCTCTCAGAGGTATCAGCGCCTATTTCCTGAGTATCAACCGCAATAAGAAGAGCATGACGCTCAATCTCAAATCGCAGAAGGGGCGGGAAATTTTTTGCGAACTCGTCAAGAAGGCGGACGTGGTCTATGACAATTTCCGGCCGTCAGCACTGGAAAAACTCGGATGCACATACGAAATCCTCTCACAATACAACCCGAAGATCATTTGCTGTTCGGTCTCAGCCTTCGGACAGACCGGGCCCTATCGAGATCTGCCCGCTTATGACATCATCCTGCAGGCGATGGGCGGAACCATGAGCCTTACCGGAACCGAGGGAGGCGACCCCCTGCTGATGGGGGTGCCCATGGGCGATCTTGCCGGCGGCATGTTCGGAGCGTTGGCGATCGCAGGCGCACTCTATCATCGGGAGAAAACCGGACGCGGACAGAAACTCGATATCAGCCTGCTTGATTGTCAGATATCGCTCCTGATGTACTTGGCCCAGACATATATCGCGAGCGGCCAGGTTCCGGCGGCTCGCGGAGCCATGCATCCCCTGATAGCTCCGTTTCGATCCTTCAAGACGAAAGACGGATATATCGCGGTCGTGGCATTCCAGGATAAACATTACGAGAGCTTCTGTAAAATAATCGATCGTGAAGACCTGTTGACGGATGAACGGTTTGATACCCTCATCGGACGCGCGGTCAATAAGATGCAACTGTATACCATTCTGGATGAAGTCTTCCCGAAAAAGACCACCGCCGAATGGCTCGAGCCGCTTCGCCAGGCTCAGATTCCATCCAGTCCGGTCAATAATATCCGCGAGGCCCTGAATGATCAGCAAGTGCGCTTTCGAAAAATGGTCGTCGAGATAGAACATCCGGAAATCGGAAAATATGAGGCGCTCGGCAATCCGATTAAATCCTCCATCATGAACGACGGCCACTTCGAACCGCCCCCGCTCCTCGGCCAGCATACGGACGAAATACTGTCCTCTCTGCTTGACCTGTCGGCGGCGGAGATGGAGACGCTGCGACAGGAAGGCGTAATTTAA
- a CDS encoding L-seryl-tRNA(Sec) selenium transferase, translating into MNRKPSKYLQAIPSVEKVKQLPRIVQLLGDLSDEFVTDAIREVLEEIRAARKKGSRNEDLEFESIEAAVVSRIEERRAPPLRRVINGTGIVIHTNLGRSMLGAKAAAAAADAAASYVNLEYDLETGERGHRDSLFEPLLCRLTGAEAATVVNNNAAAVMLTLDSLARGREVVVSRGELIEIGGSFRIPDVMAKSGAKLVEVGTTNRTYIGDYERALSPETGLLLKVHPSNYRIIGFTQSVSVSELVELGNRRGIPVMEDLGSGALIDMSRFGIPDEPMAQHSMRAGADIVTFSGDKLLGGPQAGIILGKREYIKEIRKNPLMRALRVDKIALAALGSILQTLRSSRFPEKEIPTLGLIARTPEDILKLAQQVYDSVDHQARKVLKMEIREGESRAGGGSSPEHPLPTYLLAINPGAQTPDQIAYRLRMLNPPIIGIIRKDCFCLDFRTIQSDENTHVIAALRDLATRRSQSS; encoded by the coding sequence ATGAACCGAAAACCATCAAAATATTTGCAAGCGATCCCGAGCGTTGAGAAGGTGAAGCAGTTGCCGAGAATAGTGCAACTGCTTGGCGATCTCTCGGATGAATTTGTGACGGATGCGATCCGTGAGGTATTGGAGGAAATCCGTGCCGCCCGGAAGAAGGGATCACGCAACGAAGACCTTGAGTTCGAGAGCATCGAAGCGGCGGTTGTTTCCCGGATAGAAGAGCGACGGGCTCCCCCGCTGCGGCGGGTGATCAACGGGACGGGAATAGTCATACATACGAATCTGGGCCGATCGATGCTTGGAGCGAAGGCTGCGGCTGCGGCCGCTGACGCCGCCGCCTCATACGTAAACCTCGAATATGATCTTGAGACGGGAGAGCGCGGGCATCGCGATTCGCTATTCGAACCGTTGTTGTGTCGTTTGACTGGGGCCGAAGCCGCGACGGTGGTAAATAATAATGCGGCCGCGGTCATGCTCACGCTTGACAGCCTGGCGAGGGGGCGAGAGGTCGTCGTCTCGCGGGGCGAGTTGATCGAGATCGGCGGCTCGTTCCGGATTCCGGACGTGATGGCGAAGAGCGGGGCAAAGCTTGTCGAGGTCGGAACAACGAACAGGACGTATATCGGCGATTATGAGCGGGCGCTTTCTCCGGAGACCGGGTTGTTGTTGAAGGTGCATCCGAGTAACTACCGCATCATCGGGTTCACCCAGAGCGTATCGGTATCCGAACTGGTCGAATTAGGGAATCGGCGCGGAATTCCGGTGATGGAGGATTTGGGAAGCGGCGCGCTCATCGACATGAGCCGGTTCGGCATACCCGATGAGCCGATGGCACAGCATAGCATGAGGGCAGGCGCAGATATCGTCACTTTCAGCGGAGACAAGTTGCTCGGCGGCCCACAGGCGGGCATTATTCTGGGAAAACGGGAGTACATAAAGGAAATTCGGAAAAACCCTCTGATGCGGGCGCTGCGAGTGGACAAGATAGCATTGGCGGCGCTTGGGTCGATCCTCCAGACGTTGCGTTCATCCCGTTTTCCGGAAAAGGAAATACCGACACTTGGACTGATCGCGCGAACTCCTGAGGATATCTTGAAGCTTGCGCAGCAGGTGTATGATAGCGTCGATCATCAAGCTCGCAAGGTGCTCAAGATGGAGATTAGGGAGGGCGAATCCCGCGCCGGCGGCGGCTCGTCGCCCGAGCACCCGCTTCCGACTTATCTTCTCGCGATTAATCCCGGCGCACAGACGCCGGATCAAATTGCTTATCGCCTCAGAATGCTGAATCCCCCCATTATCGGAATCATTCGGAAGGATTGTTTCTGTCTCGATTTCAGGACAATTCAGTCCGATGAGAATACGCACGTCATTGCAGCCCTTCGCGACCTGGCAACTCGTAGAAGTCAATCTTCATGA
- a CDS encoding NAD-dependent protein deacylase — protein MAATLKDIIEKAAAVIVERGHVVAFSGAGISSESGIPTFRDRGGLWDRFEAGSSGGIVGVIASYPEQAADILEELLITLRNAVPNPGHFALAELEQLGLLDAVITQNIDNLHRDAGNTRVHELHGNIYRLRCLACGKKGFRKREEFLAEFDRLIHVMRSKRISDIFSLMPSCECGGMLRPDFVSFGEPVQELHDSVNAAERCRVMLVLGTSGVVYPAAAIPGRARDAGAQIIEINPQKSALTRTAHYYLQGQSGIVLPKLVEEVIKKLP, from the coding sequence ATGGCGGCGACCCTGAAAGATATCATCGAAAAGGCAGCAGCCGTTATCGTCGAGAGGGGACATGTCGTCGCCTTCTCCGGCGCCGGAATCTCGAGTGAAAGCGGAATACCAACGTTTCGCGACCGCGGCGGGCTGTGGGACAGATTCGAGGCGGGATCTTCCGGCGGAATCGTTGGAGTAATTGCTTCATATCCGGAGCAGGCGGCGGATATACTGGAAGAACTGCTGATAACTCTGCGCAACGCCGTTCCGAATCCGGGACACTTTGCGCTCGCAGAGCTCGAACAGCTCGGCCTTCTCGACGCGGTTATCACCCAAAACATAGACAACCTGCATCGGGATGCGGGCAATACAAGAGTGCACGAGTTGCACGGGAACATTTACAGGCTCAGGTGCCTCGCCTGCGGCAAAAAAGGCTTTCGGAAACGCGAGGAATTTCTGGCCGAGTTTGACCGGCTGATCCACGTTATGCGCAGCAAACGAATCTCGGACATCTTTTCGCTGATGCCCTCCTGCGAGTGCGGTGGCATGCTGCGCCCCGATTTTGTCTCTTTCGGTGAGCCGGTCCAGGAATTGCACGATTCCGTCAACGCGGCGGAACGATGTCGTGTCATGCTTGTCTTGGGAACTTCCGGCGTCGTCTATCCGGCTGCCGCAATCCCCGGCCGCGCTCGTGATGCGGGCGCACAGATCATCGAAATCAATCCCCAAAAGAGCGCGCTCACGCGCACTGCTCATTATTATCTGCAGGGACAGAGTGGCATTGTCTTACCGAAATTGGTGGAAGAAGTGATCAAAAAGTTGCCATAA
- a CDS encoding DSD1 family PLP-dependent enzyme encodes MENISKYDIDTPALLIDLDKMERNIQKMAEFFDKQQAELRPHTKTHKCPVLAHKQLRAGAHGITCAKLGEAEVMAAAGVQDILIANQIVGHDKIARLANLAHHCEIMVAVESAQNVAELSLAAKAVDSTIRVLIEVDVGMHRCGVKNPEDALALARTILSSPGLAFEGIMGYEGHVVMVPDLEDRRQACIQSMQTLVGVKETLETNGIPVKIVSAGGTGTYNISGSYPGVTEIQAGSYILMDAKYRSVLEDFECALTLLCTVTSRPDKTTAILDAGMKAVTFEFGMPDLISLPGASFAFLSEEHGHLYLEDADPKVGDKVELIPSHCCTTINLHDRFYAVRGERLESVWNIAARGKFM; translated from the coding sequence ATGGAAAATATCAGTAAATACGACATCGATACGCCTGCGCTTCTCATCGACCTCGATAAGATGGAACGGAACATTCAAAAGATGGCGGAATTCTTTGATAAACAGCAGGCGGAACTCCGCCCCCACACGAAAACCCATAAATGTCCGGTTCTCGCACACAAGCAGCTTCGGGCCGGCGCACACGGGATCACCTGCGCCAAGCTTGGCGAGGCCGAAGTCATGGCCGCCGCCGGTGTACAGGATATCCTCATAGCAAACCAGATCGTCGGACACGATAAAATAGCGCGCCTCGCTAATCTCGCGCATCATTGCGAGATCATGGTCGCCGTCGAGTCCGCTCAAAATGTTGCGGAGTTGTCGTTGGCCGCCAAAGCCGTCGACTCCACTATCCGCGTCCTTATCGAGGTCGACGTAGGCATGCACCGGTGCGGCGTCAAAAATCCCGAAGATGCGCTCGCCCTCGCACGCACTATCCTTTCCAGCCCGGGCCTCGCCTTTGAAGGAATCATGGGATATGAGGGCCACGTCGTGATGGTACCCGATCTCGAAGATCGGCGACAGGCGTGTATCCAATCGATGCAGACGCTGGTGGGCGTTAAGGAAACGCTGGAGACAAATGGAATTCCCGTAAAAATCGTCAGCGCCGGCGGAACCGGTACATATAACATCTCCGGCTCATACCCCGGCGTGACTGAAATTCAGGCCGGCTCATATATCCTGATGGACGCAAAATACCGAAGCGTGCTCGAGGATTTCGAGTGCGCGCTGACGCTGCTGTGCACTGTGACGAGCAGGCCCGACAAGACAACCGCTATCCTCGATGCCGGGATGAAAGCCGTTACGTTCGAATTCGGAATGCCTGATTTGATCAGTCTTCCCGGCGCGTCCTTTGCCTTCTTGTCAGAAGAACATGGACATCTCTATCTGGAGGACGCAGACCCGAAAGTCGGCGACAAGGTGGAGTTGATCCCCAGCCATTGCTGCACCACCATCAATCTTCACGACCGGTTCTATGCCGTCAGAGGCGAACGGCTCGAAAGCGTCTGGAACATCGCAGCCCGCGGAAAATTCATGTAG
- the selB gene encoding selenocysteine-specific translation elongation factor has protein sequence MKHLVVGTAGHIDHGKSALVKALTGIDPDRLKEEKERGLTIDLGFAFLELADGTRVSFVDVPGHERFVKNMLAGAAGMDIVILVIDATESVMPQTREHLDIMKLLGVERGIVAITKIDLADAEMVEIVEAEIADLVEGTFLESAPVVRVSSKTGGGLDRIRALITEAVEQQRQKDEQGVFRFPIDRVFTMKGFGTVVTGTVFSGSLNEDEPVQVLPEGLSSRARQLQSHNQKQERISAGMRAALNLAGIAVEQLKRGDTVVKPGTAAATNRFDAKVRLLRTAPRNLRRSTTVKLYSATSQQVSRMIVFGENEIAPGSEGYVQMRCQKPICIFRGDRFVIRAESPEVTIGGGIVLDVAPQRARVRKRERRAWLQELDGALPAELARAFLSKEEAAVSLHELAVRLGLPAAMVTELIASPIKEGQVLALGSGEDAVLIAQNRHDFLKERALKELADFFKEQPHRLYMPREQLRSRLSGNLDAPLFERIISDLAESERVQVTREGLSLAGRRAGITQAQKSIKEQVEKIYLEAGYSPPTLMQAEEQAGDPAAAKKMISLLLEEGVLQKISPTLAYHKEFLESALKKIRVHFQTEQRLAVGDLKTVLGVSRKHAVPLLEYFDRIGLTARVGDYRVLKEKARA, from the coding sequence ATGAAACATCTTGTTGTTGGAACCGCGGGTCATATCGATCACGGCAAATCGGCGCTGGTTAAAGCGCTGACGGGGATCGATCCGGACCGGCTGAAAGAAGAGAAAGAGCGCGGCCTCACGATCGATCTGGGGTTCGCTTTCCTGGAGCTTGCGGACGGGACGCGCGTTTCCTTCGTCGACGTGCCCGGCCACGAGCGTTTTGTAAAGAATATGCTTGCGGGCGCGGCGGGCATGGATATCGTGATTTTGGTGATCGACGCGACCGAAAGCGTCATGCCGCAGACGCGCGAGCACCTTGACATCATGAAGCTGCTGGGAGTCGAGCGCGGGATCGTCGCGATCACGAAAATAGACCTGGCCGACGCCGAAATGGTGGAGATCGTGGAGGCCGAGATCGCAGACCTTGTTGAGGGGACATTCCTGGAATCCGCGCCGGTAGTGCGGGTTTCGTCCAAGACGGGCGGCGGTCTCGATCGGATTCGGGCTCTGATCACCGAGGCGGTCGAGCAACAGCGACAGAAGGACGAACAAGGCGTTTTCCGTTTCCCGATAGATCGAGTCTTTACGATGAAAGGGTTCGGCACGGTTGTCACCGGGACGGTCTTTTCCGGGTCGCTGAACGAGGACGAACCTGTGCAGGTGCTGCCCGAAGGGTTGAGCAGTCGCGCGCGTCAGTTGCAGAGCCACAACCAGAAGCAGGAGCGGATATCGGCGGGCATGAGGGCGGCCTTGAATCTGGCCGGCATTGCTGTCGAGCAACTGAAGCGGGGTGATACCGTTGTGAAACCTGGGACGGCGGCGGCGACAAACAGGTTTGATGCAAAGGTCCGCCTGCTTCGCACCGCGCCGCGAAATCTGCGGCGGAGCACGACAGTAAAGTTGTATTCGGCGACCAGCCAACAGGTGAGCCGCATGATAGTATTTGGCGAGAACGAGATTGCGCCGGGCAGCGAAGGTTATGTCCAGATGAGGTGTCAGAAGCCGATCTGTATTTTCCGGGGCGACCGCTTTGTCATTCGAGCGGAATCGCCCGAGGTCACAATCGGGGGCGGAATCGTTCTTGATGTTGCCCCGCAGAGAGCGCGCGTGAGGAAGCGGGAGAGGCGTGCCTGGCTTCAGGAACTCGATGGCGCCCTGCCGGCTGAGCTGGCGAGGGCCTTCCTCTCGAAGGAGGAGGCGGCGGTGTCGCTTCACGAACTTGCGGTGAGACTTGGATTGCCGGCGGCGATGGTAACCGAGTTGATCGCCTCTCCGATAAAGGAGGGGCAAGTCCTTGCGCTAGGCTCGGGGGAAGACGCGGTGCTCATTGCGCAAAACCGCCATGATTTTTTAAAGGAACGCGCGCTGAAGGAGCTGGCCGATTTCTTCAAAGAGCAGCCCCATCGTCTGTACATGCCGCGCGAGCAACTCCGGAGCCGCTTGAGCGGGAATCTCGATGCACCGCTGTTTGAAAGGATTATTTCAGACCTGGCCGAGAGCGAAAGAGTGCAGGTTACGCGCGAGGGCCTGAGCCTTGCCGGCAGGCGCGCCGGTATAACGCAGGCCCAAAAATCGATAAAGGAGCAGGTCGAGAAGATATATTTAGAGGCCGGGTATTCTCCACCGACGCTGATGCAGGCTGAAGAGCAGGCCGGTGATCCTGCGGCCGCGAAGAAAATGATTTCGCTTCTCCTCGAGGAAGGCGTTCTTCAAAAAATCAGCCCCACGCTTGCATATCATAAGGAATTTCTGGAAAGCGCACTGAAGAAGATCAGGGTTCATTTTCAGACCGAACAGCGGCTGGCCGTCGGCGACCTGAAGACGGTACTGGGAGTCAGCCGCAAGCATGCCGTGCCGCTGCTCGAATATTTTGACAGAATCGGATTGACTGCGCGAGTTGGAGATTATCGGGTATTGAAGGAGAAAGCCCGCGCGTAA